One window of the Trifolium pratense cultivar HEN17-A07 linkage group LG2, ARS_RC_1.1, whole genome shotgun sequence genome contains the following:
- the LOC123907155 gene encoding sucrose synthase, translated as MAGLTRVHSLRERLDETLTANRNEILALLSRFEAKGKGILQHHQIIAEFEEIPEESRQKLSDGAFGEVLRSTQEAIVLPPWVALAVRPRPGVWEYLRVNVHALVVENLQPAEFLKFKEELVDGSANGNFVLELDFAPFTASFPRPTLNKSIGNGVQFLNRHLSAKLFHDKESLHPLLEFLRLHSYEGKTLMLNDRIQNPDSLQHVLMKAEEYLGTIAPETPYSEFEHKFQEIGLERGWGATADRVHESIQLLLDLLEAPDPCTLETFLDRIPMVFNVVILSPHGYFAQDDVLGYPDTGGQVVYILDQVRALENEMLLRIKQQGLDIIPRILIITRLLPDAVGTTCGQRLEKVYGTEHCHILRVPFRDSKGIVRKWISRFEVWPYLETYTEDVAHELAKELHGKPDLIVGNYSDGNIVASLLAHKLGVTQCTIAHALEKTKYPESDIYWKKFEEKYHFSCQFTADLFAMNHTDFIITSTFQEIAGSKDTVGQYESHTAFTLPGLYRVVHGIDVFDPKFNIVSPGADPTIYFPYTETSRRLTSFHPEIEELLYSSVENTEHICVLKDRNKPIIFTMARLDRVKNITGLVEWYGKNAKLRELVNLVVVAGDRRKESKDLEEIAEMKKMYGLIETYKLNGQFRWISSQMNRVRNGELYRVICDTKGAFVQPAVYEAFGLTVVEAMATGLPTFATLNGGPAEIIVHGKSGFHIDPYHGERAADLLVEFFEKTKADPSHWDTISHGGLQRIEEKYTWRIYSQRLLTLTGVYGFWKHVSNLDRLESRRYLEMFYALKYRKLAESVPLAVEE; from the exons ATGGCTGGTTTGACTAGAGTTCATAGTCTCCGTGAGAGGCTTGATGAAACCTTAACTGCTAATAGGAATGAAATTTTGGCCCTTCTTTCAAG GTTTGAAGCAAAGGGAAAGGGAATCTTACAACATCACCAAATTATTGCTGAGTTTGAGGAAATTCCTGAAGAGAGTAGACAGAAGCTTAGTGATGGTGCTTTTGGTGAAGTTTTAAGATCCACACAG GAAGCTATAGTTTTGCCACCTTGGGTTGCTCTTGCAGTTAGACCAAGGCCAGGTGTTTGGGAGTATCTTAGAGTGAATGTGCATGCTCTTGTTGTTGAAAATTTGCAACCTGCTGAGTTTTTGAAATTCAAGGAAGAACTTGTTGATGGAAG TGCTAATGGTAACTTTGTGCTGGAGTTGGATTTTGCACCATTTACTGCATCTTTCCCTCGTCCTACTCTCAACAAGTCAATTGGAAATGGTGTGCAATTTCTCAACCGTCACCTTTCTGCAAAACTTTTCCATGACAAAGAGAGTTTACATCCACTTTTGGAATTTCTCAGACTTCACAGCTACGAGGGAAAG ACATTGATGTTGAATGACAGAATTCAAAACCCTGATTCTCTTCAACATGTTCTGATGAAAGCTGAAGAATATCTAGGCACAATTGCTCCTGAAACACCATACTCAGAATTTGAGCACAAGTTCCAGGAGATTGGTTTGGAGAGGGGCTGGGGTGCCACCGCAGACCGCGTCCACGAGTCCATTCAACTTCTCTTGGATCTTCTTGAGGCTCCTGACCCTTGCACCCTTGAGACATTCCTTGACAGAATCCCTATGGTCTTTAATGTTGTCATCCTTTCTCCTCATGGTTACTTTGCCCAAGATGATGTCTTGGGATACCCTGATACTGGTGGCCAG GTTGTTTACATCTTGGATCAAGTCCGTGCCTTGGAGAACGAGATGCTCCTTCGCATTAAGCAACAAGGCTTGGATATCATCCCTCGCATTCTCATT ATCACTCGTCTTCTCCCAGATGCAGTAGGTACTACTTGTGGCCAAAGGCTTGAGAAGGTCTACGGAACTGAACATTGCCACATTCTTCGAGTTCCCTTCAGAGATTCGAAGGGAATTGTTCGCAAGTGGATCTCACGATTTGAAGTCTGGCCATATCTAGAAACTTACACTGAG GATGTTGCTCATGAGCTTGCCAAAGAGTTGCATGGCAAACCAGATCTGATTGTTGGAAACTACAGTGATGGAAACATTGTTGCTTCTTTGTTGGCACATAAATTAGGTGTCACTCAG TGTACCATTGCTCATGCACTTGAGAAGACCAAATACCCCGAATCCGATATTTACTGGAAAAAATTCGAAGAGAAGTATCACTTCTCTTGCCAATTTACTGCTGATCTTTTCGCAATGAACCACACCGATTTCATCATCACTAGTACCTTCCAAGAGATTGCTGGAAG CAAGGATACTGTTGGACAGTATGAGAGCCACACTGCCTTTACTCTTCCAGGACTTTACCGTGTCGTGCACGGTATTGATGTCTTTGATCCTAAGTTTAACATTGTATCTCCAGGAGCTGATCCGACCATTTACTTCCCTTACACCGAAACTAGCCGCAGGTTGACATCCTTCCACCCTGAAATCGAAGAGCTTCTTTACAGCTCAGTGGAGAATACTGAGCACAT ATGTGTGTTGAAGGACCGCAACAAACCAATTATCTTCACCATGGCAAGGTTGGACCGTGTGAAGAACATTACAGGACTAGTTGAGTGGTACGGAAAGAACGCCAAGCTTCGTGAGCTGGTGAACCTCGTTGTTGTTGCCGGAGACAGGAGGAAGGAGTCAAAGGACTTGGAAGAGATAGctgagatgaagaagatgtaTGGCCTAATCGAAACCTACAAGTTGAACGGCCAATTCAGATGGATTTCCTCTCAGATGAACCGTGTCAGAAACGGAGAACTTTACCGTGTCATCTGTGACACAAAGGGAGCGTTCGTGCAGCCTGCTGTGTACGAAGCTTTCGGTTTAACAGTTGTTGAGGCCATGGCTACTGGATTGCCAACATTTGCAACCCTAAATGGTGGACCTGCTGAGATCATTGTCCATGGAAAATCTGGATTCCACATTGATCCATACCATGGCGAACGTGCTGCTGATCTCCTTGTTGAATTCTTTGAGAAAACCAAGGCTGATCCATCTCACTGGGACACAATCTCTCATGGTGGTCTCCAACGTATCGAAGAGAA GTATACATGGAGAATTTACTCTCAGAGGCTTCTTACACTCACTGGTGTCTATGGCTTCTGGAAGCATGTTTCTAACCTCGACCGCCTTGAGAGTCGCCGCTATCTTGAGATGTTCTATGCTCTCAAGTACCGCAAATTG GCTGAGTCAGTGCCCCTAGCTGTTGAGGAGTAA